The following are encoded in a window of Phaseolus vulgaris cultivar G19833 chromosome 3, P. vulgaris v2.0, whole genome shotgun sequence genomic DNA:
- the LOC137808301 gene encoding uncharacterized protein isoform X2 — translation MAANSGTKYVSVNLNKSYGQHSTSLGSVRTQRPGAAVAPSRPRSSHKAGPKLSVPPPLNLPSLRKEHERFDSLGSGGGPAGPGGSGSGSRPSSAGLGWTKPVTEDVSRPVIQGKPTVAAAAPVLSAVLRGEDFPSLRATLAPVPGPNQKIQENLNSIPIPKQKYSLADENVFIDEKKEGPSVNDHSSVSRSVNVVGGGDDGRGSRVVNTKYGVGRKQEEYFPGPLPLVRLNPRSDWADDERDTGHGLIREGRDHGFSKGEAYWDFDMPRVGVLPHKHDKRGPLRGSEVGKVLNSEVEAFDRMGPEGNSWKTSNLSIPKDAGNERNGIGVGARPSSGSRDVGKDGNKYVPSPFRDDDVGKRDFGRRDGQGGKQKPWNNVVEPYGDRTREQLNRNRADSVQSSVSRSAFSSGGKGLSVNDPLLNFGREKRALPKSEKNLLEDPFMKDFTGSGFDGRDLFSGGLVGVVKKKKDVLKQTDFHDPVRESFEAELERVQRMQEQERQRIIEEQERAMELARREEEERLRQAREQEERQRRLEEEAREAAWRAEQERMEALRKAEEQRLAREEEKQRIILEEDRRKHAAKQKLLELEQKIARRQAEAAKSGSNAIVVEEKMPAIVNEKETCRATDGGDWEDSERMVDRILTSASSDSSSVSRPLEMGSRSHFSRDLSSTFVDRGKPLNSWRRDTYENWNSSAFFPQEQENSHNSPRRDLSIGGKTFMRKEYNGGSGLVSSRTYYKGTISEPHLDEYAHVKPQRWNQSADGDHLSRNTADIDSDFHENYFERFGDGWTQGRTRGNPFPQFPERTYPNSESDGPYALGRSRYSVRQPRVPPPPSVGSVHRTYKNENEHPGPSAFLENEMHYNQATRSDSILPTGYDNGNRGQPEVGDGRPETAENEDHKVETTPRCDSQSSLSVSSPPSSPTHLSHDDLDDSGDSHTIPTSEDSKSAPLTAPDNESITTPAGAGNDNVVTPCAVSSGEDDEWTTENNEQFQEQEEYEDEDYQEEDEVHEGDDHAQLNQDFDDMHLQEKGLPHLMDNLVLGFDEGVQVGMPNEEFERISKDEETTFMAQASGLTLEERISYDEDHTNLQPVNETSQVNSTSSVFQESEKPAQDLVIQPSNVVSDSLGNVEASNGLLTHHSTPSSVTIAPYYSSSGQAVTSNVAAAPSQAEVPIKLQFGLFSGPSLIPSPVPAIQIGSIQMPLHLHPQVGTPLSHMHPSQPPLFQFGQLRYTSPISQGIMPLGPQSMSFVQPNMPSTFSYNQQPGGQMPVQTGPETSDSFIKNEMRHHSVDSQAGNSRNKLPQGSLPREDAGNITGIKQGRIEAAHDSNNSTRTSTSFPLDKQGNQNVVGKNSNIPSNSKESDVHATIRDSQHHSVSKENFTESRTQFPASGGRGKRYIFTVKNSNSRPSGPSARVNRPEPGGFMRRPRRNMQRTEFRVRESGDKRQSTSSVLTDQFGLENKSNTNGRGAGIPGRPGPRKGTNNKLGKQIVESATENTQGMDSGSRVEKVDGKESTKTQNFSHTGNLKRNLCSEDDVDAPLQSGVIRVFEQPGIEAPSDEDDFIEVRSKRQMLNDRREQREKEIKAKSRVAKVQRRPRSSSQSVVAVANPTKGSMTPVEVVNSIHAAFVAAEVRGMAKMDASSGFNSSILSQALPPIGTPPLKIDSQTDLRSQISRSLQTSVPAVSGSENDPGSGVIFESKNKVLDNVQTSLGSWSNAQISQQVMALTQTQLDEAMKPQQFDSQASVGNITGAVNEPSLPTSSILTKEKTFSSAASPINSLLAGEKIQFGAVTSPTVLPSSSRVVSHGIGPPRSSRSDMQMTHTLAGSDNDCSLFFDKEKHGNKSHGHLEDCDAEAEAEAAASAVAVAAISSDEIVGSGLGNCSVPATDGKSFVAADIDRVVAGESSPSLLDIGVEKQSGSQSRSEEPLSVSLPADLSVETPPISLWPPLPSTRNSSGQMISHFPSVPPHFPSGPPSHFPFYEMNPMMGGPVFAFGPHDESASTTQSQPQNSTTSASRPIGSWQQCHSGVESFYGPPTGFTGPFIAPPGGIPGVQGPPHMVVYNHFAPVGQFGQVGLSFMGTTYIPSGKQPDWKHVPTSSATGAGEGDMNSMNMASSQRNPANMPSPIQHLAPGSPLMPMASPVAMFDVSPFQPSTEMSVQARWPRVPNSQLPLSMPLQQLEGVQTSQFSHGPSVDQPLNAKRFTGSRASTSSDGDRSFPRTADVNVNQLPDELGLVDTSNSTATKNAQSVVNKTPSVIPITEAVKVDVQNGSGNQHASSSFKNQPSQVNISAQQSDHSSGHTNYQRGGVSQRNNSGGEWSHRRGHQGRNQSLGSDKNFSSTKVKQIYVAKQTISGASTVS, via the exons ATGGCGGCCAATTCTGGCACCAAATATGTCTCAGTGAATCTGAACAAGTCCTATGGCCAGCATTCCACCTCCCTTGGATCCGTCCGTACGCAGCGCCCAGGAGCCGCAGTGGCTCCTTCGCGGCCACGCAGTTCACACAAGGCTGGGCCCAAACTTTCCGTTCCGCCCCCCTTGAACCTTCCTTCTCTGCGGAAGGAGCATGAGCGCTTCGATTCGCTGGGATCAGGAGGTGGGCCTGCTGGCCCCGGTGGTTCTGGAAGCGGTTCGAGGCCAAGTTCGGCAGGTTTGGGCTGGACCAAACCCGTGACGGAGGATGTGTCGCGGCCTGTAATCCAAGGCAAACCCACCGTGGCCGCCGCTGCACCGGTTTTGTCTGCTGTTTTGAGAGGAGAGGATTTTCCTTCCCTGCGGGCCACCTTGGCACCTGTGCCCGGCCCAAATCAGAAGATCCAGGAGAATTTGAATTCCATTCCGATTCCGAAGCAGAAATATTCACTTGCTGATGAAAATGTGTTTATTGATGAGAAGAAGGAGGGTCCTTCTGTTAATGATCATTCCAGTGTTTCTCGCAGTGTGAATGTGGTTGGTGGTGGTGATGATGGGCGTGGTTCTCGGGTTGTGAATACGAAGTATGGTGTTGGGAGGAAGCAGGAGGAGTATTTTCCGGGTCCTCTTCCGCTGGTTAGGTTGAATCCACGGTCAGATTGGGCAGATGATGAGCGTGACACGGGCCATGGTTTGATCAGGGAAGGTAGGGATCATGGTTTTTCCAAGGGGGAGGCTTATTGGGATTTTGATATGCCTAGGGTTGGTGTTTTGCCTCATAAGCATGATAAGAGGGGACCACTGAGGGGCAGTGAAGTGGGAAAGGTTTTGAACAGTGAAGTAGAGGCTTTTGATAGAATGGGTCCTGAAGGGAATTCCTGGAAGACTTCGAATTTGTCCATTCCTAAGGATGCTGGAAATGAGAGAAATGGTATTGGTGTTGGAGCGAGGCCGTCAAGTGGGAGTCGAGATGTGGGGAAGGATGGTAACAAGTATGTTCCTTCACCTTTTAGAGATGATGATGTTGGAAAGAGGGATTTTGGAAGGAGAGATGGTCAGGGTGGGAAACAGAAGCCTTGGAATAATGTGGTGGAACCTTATGGTGATCGGACTCGTGAGCAACTCAACAGAAACAGAGCTGATTCTGTCCAGAGCTCGGTTTCAAGATCTGCATTTTCCTCGGGTGGTAAGGGTCTGTCTGTTAATGATCCTCTGCTTAATTTTGGTAGAGAGAAGCGGGCTTTGCCTAAGAGTGAAAAGAATTTGTTGGAGGATccgtttatgaaagattttacAGGTTCTGGTTTTGATGGAAGGGATTTGTTTTCGGGTGGTCTTGTTGGGGTGGTTAAGAAGAAGAAGGATGTGCTGAAGCAAACTGATTTTCATGATCCTGTGAGAGAATCCTTTGAGGCTGAGCTTGAAAGGGTTCAGAGGATGCAAGAACAGGAGCGACAGCGAATAATTGAGGAGCAAGAAAGGGCAATGGAGTTGGCTCGCAGAGAAGAGGAGGAAAGATTAAGGCAGGCTAGAGAACAGGAAGAGAGGCAGAGGAGATTGGAAGAAGAAGCGAGAGAGGCAGCATGGAGAGCGGAACAAGAGAGAATGGAAGCTTTGCGGAAGGCTGAAGAGCAGAGGTTAGCCAGGGAAGAGGAGAAACAAAGGATCATTTTAGAAGAAGATAGGAGGAAACATGCTGCAAAGCAGAAGCTTTTAGAATTGGAGCAAAAGATTGCTAGGAGGCAGGCTGAGGCAGCCAAAAGTGGCAGTAATGCTATTGTTGTGGAAGAGAAAATGCCTGCAATAGTGAATGAGAAAGAAACATGTAGAGCTACAGATGGGGGTGATTGGGAAGATAGTGAAAGAATGGTAGATAGGATATTGACTTCGGCATCTTCTGATTCGTCAAGTGTGAGTAGGCCATTGGAGATGGGCTCTAGGTCTCATTTCTCTAGAGATTTATCTTCCACCTTTGTGGATAGAGGAAAACCACTTAATTCATGGAGAAGAGATACATATGAGAATTGGAACAGCTCTGCGTTTTTTCCACAAGAGCAGGAGAATAGTCATAACAGTCCCCGCAGAGATTTATCAATTGGTGGAAAGACATTTATGAGGAAAGAATATAATGGCGGGTCTGGATTGGTGTCTTCTAGGACGTATTATAAAGGAACAATTTCCGAGCCTCATTTAGATGAATATGCTCATGTAAAACCGCAGAGGTGGAATCAATCTGCAGATGGAGATCATCTTAGCAGAAATACAGCAGATATTGATTCTGATTTTcatgaaaattattttgaaagatTTGGGGATGGTTGGACGCAGGGCCGCACCCGTGGCAATCCATTTCCTCAATTCCCTGAGCGTACATATCCAAATTCTGAATCAGATGGACCCTATGCCTTGGGAAGGTCACGGTATTCTGTGAGGCAGCCTCGAGTACCTCCTCCTCCTTCAGTAGGTTCCGTACATAGAACTTACAAGAATGAAAATGAACACCCTGGCCCTTCTGCTTTCCTAGAAAATGAGATGCATTATAATCAAGCAACCAGGAGTGACTCTATCCTGCCAACTGGTTATGACAATGGGAATCGAGGACAACCTGAAGTAGGGGATGGCCGGCCAGAGACTGCCGAGAACGAGGACCATAAAGTGGAAACCACCCCTAGGTGTGATTCTCAGTCCTCACTCTCTGTTTCAAGCCCCCCAAGTTCTCCAACACATCTCTCCCATGATGATTTGGATGACTCGGGAGATTCCCATACCATACCGACTTCTGAAGATAGCAAAAGTGCTCCCCTCACAGCACCAGATAATGAATCCATTACAACACCGGCTGGAGCTGGAAATGACAATGTAGTTACTCCATGTGCTGTCTCTAGTGGTGAAGATGATGAATGGACTACTGAGAATAATGAGCAGTTCCAGGAACAAGAAgaatatgaagatgaagattatcAGGAGGAAGATGAAGTGCATGAAGGAGATGACCATGCTCAACTTAACCAGGATTTCGACGATATGCATTTGCAGGAGAAAGGTTTGCCCCACCTGATGGATAATCTGGTATTAGGATTTGATGAGGGTGTCCAGGTTGGGATGCCTAATGAAGAGTTTGAAAGGATATCGAAAGACGAAGAAACTACATTTATGGCTCAAGCTTCTGGCCTCACCCTAGAAGAACGCATATCTTATGACGAAGACCACACGAACCTCCAACCTGTTAATGAAACTTCTCAGGTCAATAGCACTTCCAGTGTGTTCCAGGAATCAGAGAAGCCAGCTCAGGATTTGGTCATTCAGCCTAGTAATGTGGTATCTGACAGTTTAGGTAATGTGGAAGCTTCTAATGGCCTGTTGACCCACCATAGTACACCAAGTTCAGTTACTATTGCCCCTTACTATTCGTCTTCTGGTCAAGCTGTTACCTCTAATGTAGCTGCTGCTCCAAGTCAAGCTGAGGTACCCATTAAGCTTCAATTTGGTCTGTTTTCTGGTCCATCTTTGATACCGTCACCCGTACCAGCCATACAGATTGGTTCTATACAGATGCCATTGCATCTGCATCCACAGGTTGGCACACCCCTTTCTCACATGCATCCATCACAGCCTCCTTTGTTTCAATTTGGCCAGCTAAGATATACATCTCCCATATCACAAGGTATAATGCCTCTTGGTCCTCAATCAATGTCATTTGTTCAGCCTAATATGCCATCCACTTTCTCTTATAATCAACAACCTGGGGGTCAAATGCCAGTTCAAACTGGTCCAGAAACTTCTGACTCCTTTATAAAAAATGAGATGAGGCACCATTCTGTTGACAGCCAAGCAGGTAATTCTAGAAATAAGTTACCACAAGGATCACTGCCAAGGGAGGATGCAGGAAATATCACTGGAATAAAGCAGGGTCGAATTGAGGCTGCCCATGATTCTAATAATAGCACCAGGACTTCTACTAGTTTCCCATTGGACAAGCAGGGGAACCAAAATGTAGTTGGGAAGAACAGCAATATTCCATCCAATTCTAAAGAATCAGATGTTCATGCCACCATTAGAGATTCTCAGCATCATTCAGTTTCAAAGGAGAATTTTACTGAGTCAAGAACTCAATTTCCCGCATCTGGTGGTAGGGGAAAGCGATATATCTTTACTGTGAAAAATTCAAACTCAAGACCATCAGGCCCATCTGCAAGGGTTAATCGCCCAGAACCTGGAGGATTTATGAGGAGGCCTCGTCGGAATATGCAGCGCACTGAGTTTCGAGTTCGGGAAAGTGGTGATAAGAGGCAGTCTACTAGTTCTGTTTTGACTGATCAGTTTGGGTTGGAGAACAAGTCAAATACCAATGGAAGGGGAGCAGGCATACCTGGAAGGCCTGGTCCTAGGAAGGGTACGAACAATAAATTGGGAAAACAGATTGTAGAATCAGCTACAGAAAACACACAAGGGATGGATTCTGGAAGCAGAGTTGAAAAGGTTGATGGAAAAGAATCAACAAAGACTCAGAATTTCTCACATACTGGAAATCTCAAAAGGAACTTGTGTTCTGAGGATGATGTTGATGCTCCATTGCAAAGTGGAGTTATACGTGTGTTTGAGCAACCTGGAATTGAAGCTCCTAGTGATGAAGATGACTTTATTGAAGTTCGATCAAAGAGGCAAATGTTAAATGATCGACGAGaacagagagagaaagaaattaAGGCCAAGTCTCGGGTTGCAAAG GTCCAAAGGAGACCCCGTTCCAGTTCACAAAGTGTTGTGGCCGTGGCCAATCCTACCAAAGGATCCATGACTCCAGTTGAAGTGGTTAACAGTATCCATGCTGCTTTTGTTGCTGCTGAAGTGCGTGGAATGGCGAAGATGGATGCCTCATCTGGATTTAATTCAAGCATATTGTCCCAAGCATTACCTCCAATAGGAACACCTCCTTTGAAAATTGATTCTCAAACTGATTTAAGATCTCAGATAAGCAG GTCACTTCAGACAAGTGTTCCAGCAGTTTCTGGTAGTGAAAATGACCCTGGGTCCGGTGTGATATTTGAAAGCAAGAACAAGGTTTTAGATAATGTTCAGACATCTTTGGGCTCTTGGAGTAATGCACAAATTAGTCAACAG GTAATGGCACTTACACAGACACAACTTGATGAGGCTATGAAGCCTCAACAGTTTGATTCACAGGCTTCTGTTGGCAATATAACAGGCGCTGTTAATGAACCCAGTTTGCCAACATCTTCCATTTTGACAAAGGAGAAAACCTTCTCGTCTGCAGCCAGTCCAATTAATTCCTTGCTTGCTGGAGAGAAAATTCAGTTTG GGGCAGTGACATCTCCAACCGTTCTTCCATCTAGCAGCCGTGTTGTGTCTCATGGCATTGGTCCACCTCGATCATCTAGATCGGACATGCAAATGACCCACACTCTTGCTGGATCGGATAATGATTGCAGTCTTTTCTTTGATAAGGAGAAACATGGTAATAAATCTCATGGTCATTTGGAAGATTGCGATGCAGAAGCTGAAGCTGAAGCTGCTGCTTCAGCTGTTGCTGTTGCTGCCATTAGTAGTGATGAGATTGTCGGAAGTGGATTGGGTAATTGTTCCGTCCCTGCTACAGATGGTAAAAGTTTTGTAGCTGCTGATATTGATAGGGTGGTAGCAGGTGAATCTTCTCCTTCATTATTAGACATTG GTGTTGAGAAGCAGTCAGGTAGTCAATCTAGATCCGAGGAGCCTCTTAGTGTATCCCTTCCAGCCGACTTATCTGTTGAGACTCCACCAATATCCTTGTGGCCTCCATTACCAAGTACACGAAATTCCTCGGGTCAAATGATTTCCCATTTTCCTTCTGTCCCTCCTCATTTTCCTTCAGGCCCTCCCTCTCATTTTCCTTTCTATGAAATGAATCCGATGATGGGTGGTCCTGTCTTTGCTTTTGGACCACATGACGAATCTGCATCTACAACACAGTCACAGCCTCAAAATAGTACTACATCAGCGTCAAGGCCGATTGGAAGCTGGCAACAGTGCCATTCCGGTGTGGAATCTTTTTATGGACCTCCAACTGGATTTACTGGCCCTTTTATTGCTCCTCCCGGAGGCATTCCAGGAGTCCAGGGGCCACCACACATGGTTGTTTATAACCACTTCGCTCCTGTTGGACAATTTGGTCAAGTTGGCTTGAGTTTCATGGGTACTACTTATATCCCTTCTGGAAAGCAGCCTGATTGGAAACACGTCCCTACTTCTTCTGCCACAGGGGCAGGTGAAGGGGATATGAACAGTATGAATATGGCATCTTCGCAGCGGAATCCTGCTAACATGCCATCTCCAATTCAACATCTTGCCCCTGGTTCACCACTTATGCCAATGGCCTCTCCTGTGGCTATGTTTGACGTTTCGCCTTTCCAG CCCTCGACTGAGATGTCAGTACAAGCTCGATGGCCACGTGTTCCTAATTCGCAACTACCTCTGTCAATGCCATTGCAGCAACTAGAAGGGGTGCAGACTTCTCAATTCAGCCATGGCCCTTCTGTTGACCAGCCGTTAAATGCCAAGAGGTTTACTGGTTCTCGAGCTTCAACATCATCAGATGGTGATAGGAGTTTTCCTAGAACTGCAGATGTGAATGTTAACCAATTGCCTGATGAACTTGGATTGGTGGATACTTCAAACTCTACTGCTACCAAGAATGCACAGAGTGTTGTGAACAAGACTCCATCCGTGATTCCCATTACAGAAGCTGTGAAGGTTGATGTTCAGAATGGCAGTGGTAACCAGCATGCAAGTTCTTCTTTTAAGAATCAGCCCTCACAAGTTAATATTTCGGCCCAGCAGTCTGACCATTCCTCAGGACATACTAATTATCAGAGGGGTGGTGTTTCTCAGAGAAATAATTCTGGTGGTGAATGGTCGCATCGTAGAGGGCACCAGGGAAGAAATCAATCTCTGGGTTCAGACAAGAACTTTTCCTCGACAAAGGTAAAGCAAATATATGTGGCTAAACAGACTATTAGTGGGGCATCAACAGTATCATGA